The Candidatus Melainabacteria bacterium region CCAGTTGGTGGAACAGAGTATGCCTTTAAGCAATTACAACTACCAATGCCAGGAATTAATATGTAGGCCATCTATTTTTGTTTAAACTTTAATATTTTCAAGAATTACGCCTTTTCTCGAGATTAATTTTCAAAGTTGCGTGAGGTTGGAAAAGGAACTCAAATATCATTTGAGATACCAGAAATTGTATAGTAGATCTTTTTACAATCTTTCAAATTTTGCTTGGAAAAAACGTAAATATTTTGGTTCATAGATCATCTTTAGTCCACGTACTTTTTTACGATTGTTGTAAACAGTTGCAACTGATTCACTAGTAACATCCATATGTGCTTGTGTGTAAACCCTGCGAGGGATAGTTAGTCGTACAAGCTCAAGGAGAGGAAAACAATGCTTGCCTGTTGTTTTATCCCGGCCTGCTGAGACAATACCTCTTTCCATTGCACGTACTCCGGAGTCTATATAAAGTTCACAAGCTAAAGTTTGTGCAGGAAATTCGTCTTGAGGAATGTGAGGGTAAAACTTTTTAGCATCTAGATAAACTGCATGCCCACCAATTGGACGAACAATTGGAATACCCCAATCAATTAATTTTTTTCCAAGATATTCAACCTGCCCAACACGAGCACGAATGTGATCATCTTGGATGGACTCTACAATGCCACGCGCCATTGCTTCCATATCACGTCCAGCCATACCACCATATGTATGTAATCCTTCATAGACAACTACAAGATTACGTGCTTCTTCATAAAGATGAGCATCATTTAATGCTAGCCAGCCGCCAATATTTACAAGTGCATCTTTTTTCCCGCTCATTGTGCAACCATCAGTATAAGAACAAAACTCTTTTAAAATATCAGCTACAGACTTATCTTGATATCCATCCTCACGTTGTTTTATAAAATAAGCATTCTCTACAGCTCTTGTAGCATCAAGCATTATTGGAATACCATGCTTAGTTGTAAGTTCACGTACTGCTTTGAGGTTTGCCATTGAGATAGGTTGACCTCCTGCCATATTTACTGTTGCTGCAAGACTAATATAAGGAATACGTTCTCTACCTACTTTATGAATTAATTTTTCTAAGACTTCTAGATCTACGTTCCCCTTAAATGGGTGTTCATTACTTGGATTATGTGCGCAAGAAATAATAACATCTATAAATGTTCCACCTGCTAATTCCTGGTGA contains the following coding sequences:
- a CDS encoding tyrosine phenol-lyase, whose amino-acid sequence is MSFVLLSFTRRSWAEPWKVKVVESLKMTTRAERESAIVLAGFNTFLLRSEDVYIDLLTDSGTSAMSDWQWAGMMLGDEAYAGSKNFYHLEETIQKYYGYRYIVPTHQGRGAEHILSRMLIKPGDIIPGNMYFTTTRLHQELAGGTFIDVIISCAHNPSNEHPFKGNVDLEVLEKLIHKVGRERIPYISLAATVNMAGGQPISMANLKAVRELTTKHGIPIMLDATRAVENAYFIKQREDGYQDKSVADILKEFCSYTDGCTMSGKKDALVNIGGWLALNDAHLYEEARNLVVVYEGLHTYGGMAGRDMEAMARGIVESIQDDHIRARVGQVEYLGKKLIDWGIPIVRPIGGHAVYLDAKKFYPHIPQDEFPAQTLACELYIDSGVRAMERGIVSAGRDKTTGKHCFPLLELVRLTIPRRVYTQAHMDVTSESVATVYNNRKKVRGLKMIYEPKYLRFFQAKFERL